One stretch of Ictalurus punctatus breed USDA103 chromosome 5, Coco_2.0, whole genome shotgun sequence DNA includes these proteins:
- the guk1b gene encoding guanylate kinase 1b: MSGPRPVVLSGPSGAGKSTLLKRLMQEYEGVFGFSVSHTTRNPRPGEENGKDYHFTTREKMQEGIDNGDFIENAVFSGNMYGTSKSAIEDVQAQNLICILDVDLQGVKNIKQTDLNPIYISIQPPSMEILEQRLRDRQTETEESLQKRLEAARIDMELSKEPGIFDIVIINDDQNEAYMKLKSALIEEIQKVQDAKK, from the exons ATGTCAGGACCGAGGCCTGTGGTTCTGAGTGGCCCGTCCGGAGCAGGAAAAAGCACTCTGCTCAAGAGGCTGATGCAGGAATATGAGGGAGTGTTCGGATTCAGTGTCTCCC ATACAACCAGGAATCCTCGTCCTGGAGAAGAGAACGGAAAAG ATTACCACTTCACCACCCGGGAGAAGATGCAGGAGGGCATCGATAACGGCGATTTTATCGAGAACGCGGTGTTTTCAGGAAACATGTATGGCACCAG TAAGTCGGCCATAGAGGATGTTCAGGCCCAGAATTTAATCTGCATTCTGGATGTCGATCTTCAAGGGGTTAAAAACATCAAGCAGACGGACTTGAACCCCATCTACATCTCCATCCAGCCTCCGTCCATGGAGATCCTG gaGCAGCGTCTCCGAGACAGGCAGACGGAGACAGAAGAGAGTTTACAGAAACGGCTGGAAGCAGCCCGTATCGACATGGAGCTCA gtAAGGAACCTGGCATCTTCGACATTGTCATCATTAACGATGATCAGAACGAAGCCTACATGAAGCTTAAAAGTGCTCTTATCGAG GAAATCCAGAAGGTTCAGGATGCTAAAAAGTAA